In one Lolium rigidum isolate FL_2022 chromosome 3, APGP_CSIRO_Lrig_0.1, whole genome shotgun sequence genomic region, the following are encoded:
- the LOC124704350 gene encoding beta-glucosidase BoGH3B-like isoform X2, giving the protein MGSLHKTTVVLLMFCLAVLGRADYLKYKDPKQPVGARVNDLLGRMTLAEKIGQMTQIERENATTGVLSKYFIGSVLSGGGSVPAPQASAETWVSMVNEMQKDALSTRLGIPMIYGIDAVHGHGNVYKATIFPHNVGLGATRDPELVKRIGEATALEVRATGIPYVFAPCIAVCRDPRWGRCFESYSEDPKVVQSMTTIISGLQGDAPPGSAGRPYVGGSKKVAACAKHYVGDGGTFNGINEGNTIIDRNGLMKIHMPAYFNSIIRGVSTIMVSYNSWNGEKMHGNHFLITDFLKSKLKFRGFVISDWKGIDRITTPQHLNYTYSIQAGISAGIDMIMVPFTYTEFIDGLTSQVNNKIIPMSRIDDAVYRILRVKFTMGLFENPYADPSLAGELGKQAHRELAREAVRKSLVLLKNGKSAYTPLLPLPKKAGKILVAGSHADNLGNQCGGWTITWQGLTGNNNTAGTTILSAIKSTVDPSTEVVLSENPDSAAVDSGKYDYAIVVVGEPPYAETFGDNLNLTIPAPGPSVIQTVCKSVKCVVVLISGRPLVLEPYIDAIDAFVAAWLPGTEGQGVADALFGDYGFTGKLGHTWFKSVDQLPMNVGDKHYDPLFPFGFGLTTEAKK; this is encoded by the exons ATGGGGAGTTTGCACAAGACCACCGTCGTCCTCCTCATGTTCTGCTTGGCGGTACTGGGAAGAGCGGATTATCTCAAGTACAAGGATCCGAAACAGCCCGTTGGTGCTCGCGTCAATGATCTGCTTGGGCGGATGACTCTCGCAGAAAAGATCGGCCAGATGACTCAGATTGAGAGGGAAAATGCTACCACAGGGGTGCTATCCAAATACTTCATAG GTAGTGTGCTGAGCGGCGGAGGCAGTGTGCCTGCTCCTCAAGCCTCTGCTGAGACCTGGGTTTCAATGGTGAATGAAATGCAGAAAGACGCTCTTTCTACCCGCCTAGGTATTCCGATGATCTACGGTATTGATGCTGTGCATGGTCATGGTAACGTCTACAAAGCTACGATCTTCCCACATAATGTTGGGCTTGGAGCTACCAG GGATCCTGAGCTTGTAAAGAGGATAGGAGAAGCAACTGCTCTGGAAGTCAGGGCCACAGGAATTCCTTACGTTTTTGCTCCGTGTATTGCG GTTTGTAGAGATCCAAGATGGGGACGGTGCTTTGAAAGCTACAGTGAAGACCCAAAGGTTGTCCAGTCAATGACCACAATTATCTCCGGCTTGCAAGGCGACGCTCCACCAGGTTCTGCAGGAAGACCATACGTTGGTGGAAG TAAGAAAGTTGCTGCATGCGCAAAGCACTATGTTGGTGATGGTGGTACTTTTAACGGGATTAACGAGGGCAATACAATCATCGACAGAAATGGGCTCATGAAAATCCACATGCCTGCCTATTTTAATTCTATCATCAGGGGTGTATCTACTATTATGGTCTCATACAACAGTTGGAATGGAGAAAAGATGCATGGAAACCATTTTCTAATCACTGATTTTCTCAAGAGCAAGCTCAAATTTAGG GGTTTTGTGATTTCAGACTGGAAGGGCATTGATAGGATTACTACTCCCCAACACTTGAACTATACTTATTCAATTCAGGCTGGAATTAGTGCTGGTATTGACATG ATCATGGTTCCTTTTACCTACACAGAATTCATTGATGGTCTGACATCACaagttaataacaagatcatcccGATGAGCAGAATCGATGATGCTGTCTacaggattcttcgggtcaagttCACCATGGGTCTATTTGAGAACCCTTACGCTGATCCAAGTCTGGCTGGTGAACTCGGAAAGCAA GCACACCGGGAACTCGCTCGGGAAGCCGTCAGGAAGTCATTGGTTTTGCTGAAAAATGGAAAATCTGCATACACTCCATTGTTGCCTCTCCCAAAGAAGGCCGGTAAGATCCTCGTCGCCGGAAGCCACGCCGACAACTTGGGCAACCAGTGTGGAGGATGGACAATCACATGGCAAGGATTGACCGGCAACAACAACACTGCCG GCACAACTATCCTCTCGGCGATCAAGTCTACTGTCGACCCCAGCACCGAGGTGGTCTTGTCAGAGAACCCGGATAGCGCCGCCGTGGACAGCGGCAAGTACGACTACGCGATCGTGGTGGTCGGCGAGCCTCCATACGCCGAGACATTCGGCGACAATCTGAACCTGACAATCCCTGCTCCTGGCCCCTCAGTGATCCAGACCGTCTGCAAGAGCGTCAAGTGTGTGGTGGTGCTCATCTCTGGCAGGCCCCTGGTGCTGGAGCCGTACATTGACGCCATTGATGCGTTCGTGGCCGCGTGGCTGCCCGGCACGGAAGGCCAGGGTGTCGCCGACGCGCTATTCGGTGACTACGGGTTCACTGGGAAGCTAGGGCACACTTGGTTCAAGTCAGTGGACCAGCTGCCGATGAATGTCGGTGACAAACACTACGACCCGCTGTTCCCCTTCGGGTTTGGCCTCACCACGGAGGCGAAGAAATGA
- the LOC124704350 gene encoding beta-glucosidase BoGH3B-like isoform X1, with protein MGSLHKTTVVLLMFCLAVLGRADYLKYKDPKQPVGARVNDLLGRMTLAEKIGQMTQIERENATTGVLSKYFIGSVLSGGGSVPAPQASAETWVSMVNEMQKDALSTRLGIPMIYGIDAVHGHGNVYKATIFPHNVGLGATRDPELVKRIGEATALEVRATGIPYVFAPCIAVCRDPRWGRCFESYSEDPKVVQSMTTIISGLQGDAPPGSAGRPYVGGSKKVAACAKHYVGDGGTFNGINEGNTIIDRNGLMKIHMPAYFNSIIRGVSTIMVSYNSWNGEKMHGNHFLITDFLKSKLKFRVSCSLQKQNIFCIFTSSGILRDTDAIIFFGILCKQGFVISDWKGIDRITTPQHLNYTYSIQAGISAGIDMIMVPFTYTEFIDGLTSQVNNKIIPMSRIDDAVYRILRVKFTMGLFENPYADPSLAGELGKQAHRELAREAVRKSLVLLKNGKSAYTPLLPLPKKAGKILVAGSHADNLGNQCGGWTITWQGLTGNNNTAGTTILSAIKSTVDPSTEVVLSENPDSAAVDSGKYDYAIVVVGEPPYAETFGDNLNLTIPAPGPSVIQTVCKSVKCVVVLISGRPLVLEPYIDAIDAFVAAWLPGTEGQGVADALFGDYGFTGKLGHTWFKSVDQLPMNVGDKHYDPLFPFGFGLTTEAKK; from the exons ATGGGGAGTTTGCACAAGACCACCGTCGTCCTCCTCATGTTCTGCTTGGCGGTACTGGGAAGAGCGGATTATCTCAAGTACAAGGATCCGAAACAGCCCGTTGGTGCTCGCGTCAATGATCTGCTTGGGCGGATGACTCTCGCAGAAAAGATCGGCCAGATGACTCAGATTGAGAGGGAAAATGCTACCACAGGGGTGCTATCCAAATACTTCATAG GTAGTGTGCTGAGCGGCGGAGGCAGTGTGCCTGCTCCTCAAGCCTCTGCTGAGACCTGGGTTTCAATGGTGAATGAAATGCAGAAAGACGCTCTTTCTACCCGCCTAGGTATTCCGATGATCTACGGTATTGATGCTGTGCATGGTCATGGTAACGTCTACAAAGCTACGATCTTCCCACATAATGTTGGGCTTGGAGCTACCAG GGATCCTGAGCTTGTAAAGAGGATAGGAGAAGCAACTGCTCTGGAAGTCAGGGCCACAGGAATTCCTTACGTTTTTGCTCCGTGTATTGCG GTTTGTAGAGATCCAAGATGGGGACGGTGCTTTGAAAGCTACAGTGAAGACCCAAAGGTTGTCCAGTCAATGACCACAATTATCTCCGGCTTGCAAGGCGACGCTCCACCAGGTTCTGCAGGAAGACCATACGTTGGTGGAAG TAAGAAAGTTGCTGCATGCGCAAAGCACTATGTTGGTGATGGTGGTACTTTTAACGGGATTAACGAGGGCAATACAATCATCGACAGAAATGGGCTCATGAAAATCCACATGCCTGCCTATTTTAATTCTATCATCAGGGGTGTATCTACTATTATGGTCTCATACAACAGTTGGAATGGAGAAAAGATGCATGGAAACCATTTTCTAATCACTGATTTTCTCAAGAGCAAGCTCAAATTTAGGGTCAGTTGCTCACTACAAAAGCAAAATATTTTCTGCATATTTACTTCTTCTGGTATATTAAGAGATACTGATGCTATCATTTTCTTTGGGATTTTGTGCAAACAGGGTTTTGTGATTTCAGACTGGAAGGGCATTGATAGGATTACTACTCCCCAACACTTGAACTATACTTATTCAATTCAGGCTGGAATTAGTGCTGGTATTGACATG ATCATGGTTCCTTTTACCTACACAGAATTCATTGATGGTCTGACATCACaagttaataacaagatcatcccGATGAGCAGAATCGATGATGCTGTCTacaggattcttcgggtcaagttCACCATGGGTCTATTTGAGAACCCTTACGCTGATCCAAGTCTGGCTGGTGAACTCGGAAAGCAA GCACACCGGGAACTCGCTCGGGAAGCCGTCAGGAAGTCATTGGTTTTGCTGAAAAATGGAAAATCTGCATACACTCCATTGTTGCCTCTCCCAAAGAAGGCCGGTAAGATCCTCGTCGCCGGAAGCCACGCCGACAACTTGGGCAACCAGTGTGGAGGATGGACAATCACATGGCAAGGATTGACCGGCAACAACAACACTGCCG GCACAACTATCCTCTCGGCGATCAAGTCTACTGTCGACCCCAGCACCGAGGTGGTCTTGTCAGAGAACCCGGATAGCGCCGCCGTGGACAGCGGCAAGTACGACTACGCGATCGTGGTGGTCGGCGAGCCTCCATACGCCGAGACATTCGGCGACAATCTGAACCTGACAATCCCTGCTCCTGGCCCCTCAGTGATCCAGACCGTCTGCAAGAGCGTCAAGTGTGTGGTGGTGCTCATCTCTGGCAGGCCCCTGGTGCTGGAGCCGTACATTGACGCCATTGATGCGTTCGTGGCCGCGTGGCTGCCCGGCACGGAAGGCCAGGGTGTCGCCGACGCGCTATTCGGTGACTACGGGTTCACTGGGAAGCTAGGGCACACTTGGTTCAAGTCAGTGGACCAGCTGCCGATGAATGTCGGTGACAAACACTACGACCCGCTGTTCCCCTTCGGGTTTGGCCTCACCACGGAGGCGAAGAAATGA
- the LOC124704351 gene encoding pentatricopeptide repeat-containing protein At5g19020, mitochondrial-like gives MPGAGAPLAVFLVSSLKSGARLRHGEQLHALAAKSGLLLSNPFVRNSLLAFYARLTPAPHAPALALHLFDEIPLALRDPAAHNTILAALARAGRLDLARRMLAEMPQAQRDTVSYTTVLTALARAGHAEDAVAVFRGMLAQGVPPNEVTLAGLLTALAHDTAPVPVSVAHGVAVRRGLDGFLIVATNLVHAYASTSQVCSAREIFEWMPEKNTVTWNAMLNGYVKAGMVQMAAEVFGRIPERDTVSWLTMIDGYIRADCKSEALRAYAAMMAEADRRGNSGLLVDLIKVCARHAAVSEGQQLHAVILKDGFDAHLFVQATVIHLYGSCGHLDLARMQFKLSDKSHVASWNALMSGLLRENLMREARKLFDDMPERDTISWTTLLSGYAQSGHSNTALQLFFSMLGAGVEPNDITLASTLSAVADCGTLEQGRSIHHYVVSKSIPLTDNLSAGLIDMYAKCGSVADAVQVFSYVKRKSSSVSPWNAIICSLAIHGHANMSLQLFSQLQSTSIKPNSVTYIGVLNACCHAGLVTEGKQHFESMSREYGIQPTIKHYGCMVDLLGRAGHLEEAEHLTETMPMKSDVVIWGSILAAARTHGNVALGEKAAEELAKLDPNHGASKVALSNIFADARRWNNVSLVRKELQDGNLERLSGSSGVVQ, from the coding sequence ATGCCCGGCGCCGGCGCCCCTCTCGCCGTCTTCCTGGTCTCCTCCCTCAAGTCCGGCGCGCGCCTCCGGCACGGGGAGCAGCTCCACGCGCTCGCCGCCAAGTCGGGCCTCCTCCTCTCCAACCCCTTCGTCCGCAACTCCCTGCTCGCCTTCTACGCCCGCCTCACCCCCGCCCCCCACGCGCCAGCGCTCGCCCTCCACCTGTTCGACGAAATACCCCTCGCCCTCCGCGACCCCGCAGCCCACAACACCATCCTCGCCGCCCTCGCTCGCGCGGGCCGGCTCGACCTCGCGCGGCGCATGCTCGCGGAGATGCCCCAGGCGCAGAGGGACACCGTCTCCTACACCACCGTCCTCACCGCCCTCGCGCGCGCCGGCCACGCGGAGGACGCCGTGGCCGTCTTCCGCGGCATGCTCGCCCAGGGCGTGCCTCCCAACGAGGTCACTCTCGCCGGCCTGCTCACGGCGTTGGCCCATGACACGGCGCCGGTGCCAGTTAGCGTGGCGCACGGAGTCGCCGTGCGGCGTGGGCTCGACGGATTTCTCATTGTGGCCACCAACCTGGTCCATGCTTATGCATCAACCTCACAGGTCTGTTCCGCTCGTGAAATCTTCGAGTGGATGCCGGAGAAGAACACGGTCACCTGGAATGCCATGCTCAACGGCTACGTGAAGGCAGGGATGGTTCAGATGGCTGCCGAGGTATTCGGGCGGATCCCGGAAAGGGACACGGTCTCTTGGCTGACGATGATCGACGGGTACATCCGTGCAGATTGTAAATCAGAAGCCCTCAGGGCATATGCTGCCATGATGGCTGAGGCGGACAGGAGGGGCAACTCGGGGCTGCTTGTTGATTTGATAAAGGTGTGCGCTCGACATGCTGCTGTTTCAGAAGGGCAGCAACTGCACGCGGTCATTCTGAAGGACGGTTTCGATGCCCATCTGTTTGTGCAAGCGACAGTTATCCATCTCTATGGTTCTTGCGGTCATCTCGACCTTGCCCGGATGCAGTTCAAGTTATCAGACAAGTCACATGTTGCGTCTTGGAACGCTCTCATGTCTGGTCTCCTACGGGAGAACCTGATGCGTGAAGCAAGGAAGCTGTTTGATGACATGCCTGAGAGGGACACCATCTCGTGGACTACTTTGCTATCTGGGTATGCACAGAGCGGACATTCGAACACGGCTTTGCAGCTATTCTTCTCGATGCTGGGTGCTGGTGTTGAACCAAACGACATTACCTTGGCAAGTACTCTATCCGCAGTTGCTGATTGTGGCACATTGGAGCAGGGCAGAAGTATTCATCACTACGTAGTCAGCAAATCAATCCCACTTACCGATAACCTGAGTGCTGGGCTGATTGATATGTACGCAAAGTGTGGCAGTGTCGCTGATGCAGTTCAAGTGTTCAGTTATGTCAAGCGTAAGTCATCTTCCGTGTCTCCTTGGAATGCTATCATCTGCAGTTTAGCCATCCACGGCCATGCCAACATGTCGCTTCAACTGTTCTCCCAATTACAAAGCACCAGTATCAAGCCAAACTCAGTCACATACATTGGCGTCTTAAATGCATGCTGTCATGCTGGGCTCGTGACCGAGGGGAAGCAGCACTTTGAGTCCATGAGCAGAGAATATGGAATCCAACCAACAATTAAACACTACGGTTGCATGGTTGATCTTCTTGGTCGAGCTGGACACTTGGAAGAGGCGGAACATCTCACCGAGACGATGCCGATGAAATCAGATGTGGTGATATGGGGCAGCATCCTTGCAGCTGCGAGGACACATGGAAACGTAGCCTTAGGTGAAAAGGCCGCGGAAGAGTTGGCCAAGCTTGATCCAAACCATGGAGCATCCAAAGTGGCCTTGTCAAATATCTTTGCCGATGCTCGTCGTTGGAACAACGTGTCATTAgtgaggaaggaactacaggacGGAAATTTGGAGAGGTTATCTGGAAGCAGTGGAGTTGTTCAGTGA